The following proteins are encoded in a genomic region of Phragmites australis chromosome 9, lpPhrAust1.1, whole genome shotgun sequence:
- the LOC133928852 gene encoding transcription termination factor MTERF6, chloroplastic/mitochondrial-like, translating to MFASICRRRLVLRLCQIPAAGGTHPFRPNPSDALLSHGYSSTALAGAAGSEPCPATVSYLVSCGLSPAAAATHKLRIRSTAKADAVLALLRRYGFSDADITEIVRRASLILTLDPDRILRPKLDLFASLGVQPRKLATTPLLLTRSLDNHLVPCIQFLRGILGSNGDICHAISRTPRALMADLEKNMRPAVEALRRLGLPEDALSKLLIIEMGVLMISPDRISEIFEDLKALGLGVTDTGFLYGIRALCCLSRETWLRKVALYQSLGVSEGELRKAFKTQPTIVLFSDESIRKKLRFFMDELKLELSDVMGQPVLIGYSLEKNIIPRCAVLSVLMREGKIEPDIKLRNALIGSTKIFSEKYVLRYAHDVPDVVKAYEGKIKFEGFSDQDVLVPLKP from the coding sequence ATGTTCGCCTCCATCTGCCGGCGGCGGCTCGTCCTCCGCCTCTGCCAGATCCCCGCTGCCGGCGGCACACACCCCTTCCGGCCGAACCCCAGCGATGCCCTCCTCTCCCACGGCTACTCCTCAACCGCCCTCGCGGGCGCCGCCGGCTCCGAGCCCTGCCCAGCCACCGTCTCATACCTGGTCTCGTGCGGcctctcccccgccgccgcagccaccCACAAACTCCGCATCCGCTCCACCGCCAAGGCCGACGCCGTCCTCGCGCTTCTCCGCCGGTACGGCTTCTCCGACGCGGACATCACCGAGATAGTCCGCCGAGCCTCGCTGATCCTCACCCTCGACCCCGACCGGATTCTCCGCCCCAAGCTCGATCTATTCGCCTCCCTCGGCGTCCAGCCTCGCAAGCTCGCCACGACGCCGCTCCTCCTCACGCGCAGCCTCGACAATCACCTCGTCCCCTGCATCCAGTTCCTCCGCGGCATCCTCGGCAGCAACGGCGACATCTGCCACGCGATCTCCCGCACCCCACGCGCCCTCATGGCCGACCTGGAGAAGAACATGCGCCCCGCCGTGGAGGCACTCCGCCGCCTCGGGCTCCCGGAGGATGCCCTCTCGAAGCTCCTCATTATAGAGATGGGCGTGCTCATGATTTCGCCCGACCGCATCAGCGAGATCTTCGAGGACCTCAAGGCGCTCGGCCTGGGCGTAACGGACACGGGATTCCTCTACGGCATCCGCGCGCTGTGCTGCCTCAGTAGGGAGACATGGCTGCGGAAGGTGGCCCTGTACCAGAGCTTGGGGGTGTCCGAGGGTGAGCTGCGCAAGGCGTTCAAGACACAACCCACGATAGTGCTCTTCTCCGATGAGAGCATAAGGAAGAAGCTCCGGTTCTTCATGGACGAGCTGAAGCTTGAATTAAGCGATGTAATGGGGCAACCTGTGCTTATAGGGTATagcttggagaagaacatcatACCAAGGTGTGCCGTGCTGAGCGTGTTGatgagggaggggaagattgaACCAGATATCAAGTTACGGAATGCGTTGATCGGTAGTACCAAGATCTTCTCGGAGAAGTATGTATTGAGGTATGCTCACGATGTGCCAGATGTTGTGAAGGCATATGAGGGTAAGATTAAATTTGAAGGATTCAGTGATCAGGATGTGTTAGTTCCACTAAAGCCATGA